The sequence gATGAAAGAGGCGGGTTGGAGCCACCCGATGCCAGAGTCCCTTCAAAGGTTGCTGCTCTGCACCGAAAGGTGAGGAGAAGTGCGTCCGGGGTCCTGGAGCCAAGCCGAGGAGCAGAACAGCAACCTGTCCACGTCCTGGACCGGATCACAGGAGGACAGCTTCACGTCCTGGACCCAGCAGGATCACAGAAAGACCGCTTAAACGTCCTGGACCCAGCAAGATCACAGGAGGACAGCTTCACGTCCTGGACCCAGCAAGATCACAGGAGGACAGCTTCATGTCCTGGACCCAGCAAGATCACAGGAGGACCGCTTAAACGTCCTGGACCCAGCAGGATCACAGGAGGACCGCTTAAACGTCCTGGACCCAGCTGGATCACAGGAGGACCGCTTAAACGTCCTGGACCCAGCTGGATCACAGGAGGACCGCTTAAACGTCCTGGACCCAGCAGGATCACAGGAGGACAGCTTCACGTCCTGGACCCAGCTGGATCACAGGAGGACCGATTCACGTCCTGGACCCAGCAGGATCACAGGAGGACCGCTTAAATGTCCTGGACCCAGCAAGATCACAGGAGGACCGTTTAAACGTCCTGGACCCAGCAGGATCACAGGAGGACCGCTTAAACGTCCTGGACCCAGCAGGATCACAGGAGGACCGATTCACGTCCTGGACCCAGCTGGATCACAGGAGGATCCGCTTCATATCCTGTTTCTCTACATGTGAGTAGTCCGGATGTGACCTTTGGATCACCTTGGATTATAAACCCATTTCTaccagaaaaaagaaataatcaagGAAAACGTTCAAACGCAGTAACAATTAAAATTTGAGACGATGTAGTCAGAAACAAGAAACGATTCCAAAGTCAGTTTGTTCTGGAAAACATGAACACGGTGCGTATTTTACTTTCGTGACTGCTTCAGTTCCAAAAACCGCTCCAGCGATTTAGAACTAATGTTTCACTTCAAAGGATTTgcagcacttctcttttcagaTTTTTAGTTTCCACCAGGATTGTATTGTTTTGGTAAAACCCTGTCAGATCGGTCCACTTTGTGACCGATCAGAACTTTGCTATtagttgatttgtttttgttttcaaagcaGAAATGGGTTTTCAGGGCCGGTTTTCCCAACGGGGGGGGATCTGGGCTCCCCTGACAGAACCAGTGGCCCGGTGGCCACGGACCTGCTGTTGCTGTTCTGCATCTCCGCTCGGCTACAGAGATCAATCAGcttgagaggagaggagaagcttaccaaacacagagagagatttcAGAGGAGCTCTTCAATCCGCCATCATTAGTGAAAGTCTATAAAAATACTGTTAATCTTCTGGAGAAGGAAATACACGTCAAACTAATGGCACGTACAGGATCAATACAAAACGCAAAACAAATGAACATAGAAGCTGaaattttaaaagaaaacaaagtttctttctttttttaaaggttgaaAGTGCTAGAATTCAGATTAGCTCACAGAAACCCAGGGAGGACAAACGTAATCAATGCAAAAGCTTTTTCACTATTATTTAGGACTCGATGAATATTtgttacaaaaatataaaatgctcAATTTGATTGCGTGCAAATCTGGCTTTTTCTCGAAAACTACTTCTTAAGATCAAATTTCAATCTTGCCTTATTCTGTAAATTTACGGAAGGTGCCAAAAGCAAATTTatttgggatcaataaagtttgatCACTTTATAAACTTTCCAGGGGAAAACTAATAAAACAATAACCATAAgtgtaaaatcaaatcaaattctgGACTTCAATCAATGGTTTTGTTGCCTTGGAGAAGCTTCTCCTGCATTAGTGCTCGCTTCCTCCGGATGTCCGTCCGGACTGTCCTTCCCAGGGGGCGTGTCATTCCTAAAGTACGGAAACACCGCATCGCACTCGGAGCATTTCATAACAGAAATTGTGCAAACATTTCGTTTCTTCTCCCGAGGTTTTggtaaggaaaataaaacaaataaaaatgaggtgatgtgttgtgttgtttttttttttcgaggTCCTGTTTtatacaaacagaaaataatatatcACATGACAACAAACGAAACAAATACGTGAGTTCTGTCCTCCTGCTTTGAATGTCAAAGCCCGGGACATCCACGACTGTCCTCTTCTGAGCGTAGCTTTATTTTCAGACCCTTTGACTCTACAAAGCAGCTGAGCAGAGgagcgtgaggaagaggaggaggaagaggggtcCGGGGATGATGAACAGCATGTTGGTTCGGTTTGTGCGTAACAATTGAAATGTTCTACAGTCGTCGTCCGTCAGCAGCGAGTATGAGTTTATTAGTTCTTGTGTTTTCATGCACTGTTCTtcctggtggggggggagggggggtcacattTGGCAGTCTATGACTGGAGCGACAGAGTTATGCGTCACCGTGTCAGTCGTGATCCAACTTCACTTTGGGAACAGAGTTTTAGTGGCTGGTGGTgcgaagtaaaacaaaaacaaaaacctgcaaGACTCTGCATGGAATGGGCTGCACAGGTGTTACACAGGTGctacacacaggtgttacacACAGGTActacacacaggtgttacacACAGGTGCTACGCACAGGTACTACACACAGGTGCTACACACAGGTGCTACACACAGGTGctacacacaggtgttacacacaggtgttacGCACAGGTGCTACACACAGGTGctacacacaggtgttacacACAGGTGctacacacaggtgttacacACAGGTGCTACACAGGTGCTACACACAGGTGCTACACACAGGCGTACACACAGGTGctacacacaggtgttacacACAGGTGCTACACAGGTGCTACACACAGGTGctacacacaggtgttacacACAGGTGCTACACAGGTGCTACACACAGGTGctacacacaggtgttacacacaggtgttacacAGGTGCTACACACAGGTGCTACACACAGGCGTACACACAAGTGCTACACAGGTGCTACACACAGGCGTACACACAGGTGCTACACAGGTGctacacacaggtgttacacTCATGTGTACACACAGGTGGTACACATACCACCGGAGGAACACCTGTGGTCATGGATTCTACGTTTTACATCCTAACCACCTTCCCTTCcacggttctggttctgctaaGCTAACTCCTGTACATGTAAAGTTAAAAATCGGATCTGAGAGTTAAGGGGGGAAATAAAAGCTAATACTTCATCCATTTGTTTGATCAGAAATGCAAGATACAAATGTAAACCTGCAAGACGCGAAAAACATCATTACTTTTAATACATCTACCTAAAATACACGTTTAAGATAaaatagaactttattaatcccgaaggaaattctgggatttttttttttttactttactgcGATAAAAGCaacagtatttcttttttgagATATTTCGTACACTGCAAAAACATTCTTGAACACCTTTCCCTCACCTGTTGCTGTAAATTTGAATTTCACATATGTCAGGGTTCATCATGACCATGATGGTGCATCTTTTTCAAAGACCTCCTTGAGGGACGTTGGTAGTTTAAGTCACGAATGATGAGTTATCAGAGCGATGGGAGTGAGGACGACGTCTCGGGCGTCCCACGGAGATTCCTACAGGTCAAGTGCCaactgataaaaacaaaaagtgctTGATATTACGTCATTTTTGACCGACTCGCACAGCCGCCGTTATCTTTTTAAAATGGGCAGCTGTGTGTGAGCGGTCCGTGTTTTTGGCCGCTGCCATTTAAAGAGCATTTTCCTTCCGGCGGGAACGACTCTCGGAGCGCGTCGGAGAGCGTTCCTTCCCTTCCGTGCTCAGAGAGCGCTCCGAGCGGAATCCCTTCATCCTGATCCTGTTTGAGATGAGACACATTCTAGCAAAGAAAGTAAGACTAAATATTCacttcaaactatttttttttctgggtcACAATACAGATAATTCTCTCTAAAagtatctgtttgtttttttaatattattactttaaaaagtatgcagtaccacaccttttAGCCTACTGATCCTGCCCTATATACTAAATATGGGATGATAGGGGAATAAAAGGGGACGtaactgaaaatgaaatgagggGTTAATACATTGTTATAACTATAGGATAGGGGGAAAAAAGCCCAAATAAAAGCTGCGTCAACTTCTTTCCTTTCCCCTTTGAGGCTTTCATTTAGAGATTCTAAGTGTTCATTTGTGTCATTCATTCTCCAACTTCATCATCGCGGCCTGACGGAACCACAGCCCGAACGCATCACGCAGAACCGGGCCGGTCCCAGGGCGGTGCCGAGGTGGCGGGTCAGGGCTCTCACTGGAAGGCCTGGTGGAAGCGAGGCAGTGTGGTGGTGCTGAGGCTCGAGCTGAACACTGACGGCAGGGGGTGCAGGGGTCCGAGACCAAGACCCCCGCCGGAGCTCGGCTGCTCCTGAGGTTGCGGTTGCAAAGAGGTAAGAGGTGTGGCGACGGCGGCTGCTGCCGCGGCAACGGCTGCGGCGTGGGACTCAGCAGCGTgcagagatgaggaagaggaagagatggaaGAAGTAGAGGAGGTCACAGAAGAGGTGTACCCCATCACCAGCCCTCCCGTGCCCATGGGGGCGCTATAGGAGGGCAGGTTGAGGGGCAGGAACCCCAGCAGGTGGGAGAAGTCCATATTAGCAGCACACAGAGACTCGGCGATCACCGCAGGGCTCTTGGACAGGAGGGGGTCCCCGCAAAGCTCATCCGCCAGGCCCGAGGTGGGCTCCAGGCCGTCCTTCAGGGGCAAGGCAGAAGTGTGCGGCTCTGCAGACGAGATCGGGCCCGGTGAGCCACTCTGCAGATCCATGAGAAAACTGTCCATCTCCACTTTCAAGGGCTTGTCCAGCAGGTATGAGGTAGATCCCAGCTGGTATTTGggggctggctggggctggtgctgctgctggggggccggaggttggtggtgatggtggtggcggtggtggtggtgatgatgggaGTGTGGGTGAACAGGTTCCATGTGACAGCCCATGCCCATAGCTGCAGACAGGGGGCCGGGCATCAGGGGCGGGTGTGAGTGACCCACCCCTGAGTTAGACATGGCCTGGAGGTGATGAGGGTTGTACATGCCCATCGGAAAGGGGGCGCCACTCGGAAAGGGCTTGCTCATTATGGGGTCTTTGTTGTGACCCATGCCACACATCATCGGGCTGGGCTCCTCCTTCACGGAGCACGGCGGCGAGCCGGACGCTAAAAGGCCCAACATGTCCGGAGGCTCGCTCTTGATTTTCAGCAGCTCCTGTGAGTGGCTCTTCTTCACGTGGCGCGTCAGGTGGTCCTTCCTGCCAAAGCGTTGGGCACAGTACTGGCAAAGGAAGTCCTTTCTGCCCGTGTGGACCACCATGTGGCGCCTCACGTCCTTCCTTGTGTAGAACCGCCGATCGCAGTGGTCACACTGGTGCTTCTTCTCCTTGGTGCCACCAGACGACTTCCCAGAGTGGCTCTTCAGGTGCTCCAGCAGCACAGGCGTGCTGTCGTACGTCTGCATGCACACTTTGCACGTGAGATCCCCCGCCGTGGCAGAATGCATGGCAACATGGCGCTTGAACCCCAGCTTGGTGTTGTAGTGCTTCCCGCACTCGTCGCATTTGAAGGCCTCCTTGTTGGGGTCGTGAGTCTGCAGGTGGTTCTTCAGGTGGTCTTTGCGGTGAAACATCTTCTCGCAGAATGAACACTGGTGGGTCTTCTGCGGAGAGTGTGTGGCCATATGTCTGCAATGGATCACAAGCAACACAGAGAGAGGTTGTAACGGTGGGCGTGTCTGAGGTACACGCCGCCCACTCCTGGTCAGGTGACGTGTTTATATGAGACATTCCATTCATCAATGTCCTTCTAAATATAAATAAGTCACAGCCGTGACTTTTAAATGAACTTTGGAACCACTTCCTGTAATTCATGCATCCTAGACTCTAGTTggcacattagcattatgtttgccctccaaaggccaaatgtaaaccgtaacacagtaaaaatgtaactaaatgtaatgtaatctaatgtaaaataaatgtaactactccttaacatgctctTAATaactatttttctttcatttaactctttagccgccacagtaattgcAATAAagtattcagttttgatatcactttctttttttttaagataaagccatactgtaaatgagaaaaatcataagtatgaaccaaagtttgtgatgggaataaattaacacatctaatgtgtaaaagttccattcaaatgcaatcatcacgcaggaacaaagataatcgatactaaatcaaagcaaaaccaaaaaaacaaccgaagtggggaagataaagaacattccccgagtcaatgctgcggaaaagacgtcactttcaggatcagcactggacagctccatatgtagccggctacctatggagctgtccagtgctgatcctgatccatatgtagccggctacatatgctgctcagcaaaaatatcatccaacacaagttatggtattaactttgttcaaaactcttttgtcacagttgagaggagcagaactacagaacaaccaacaaatgtgggctgttaagaacatgtgtgagatgcagcattttacaaaaataaatgtctgcacacagctaccGGGGCCACAAAAAAGGACTGGGAgagccacatttggcccccgggccttgagtttgacacatgtgctctaGGGAAATTATCCAATGACACCAA is a genomic window of Brachionichthys hirsutus isolate HB-005 chromosome 2, CSIRO-AGI_Bhir_v1, whole genome shotgun sequence containing:
- the plagl2 gene encoding zinc finger protein PLAGL2; the protein is MAAAAADASHRITALTPEEEGRRTAAKLFGSTALHPRTERERERGNEREDGGGVAGRPSGNDCLVEKLRVHALSHAGEKPFHCSQPHCPKAFSSKYKLFRHMATHSPQKTHQCSFCEKMFHRKDHLKNHLQTHDPNKEAFKCDECGKHYNTKLGFKRHVAMHSATAGDLTCKVCMQTYDSTPVLLEHLKSHSGKSSGGTKEKKHQCDHCDRRFYTRKDVRRHMVVHTGRKDFLCQYCAQRFGRKDHLTRHVKKSHSQELLKIKSEPPDMLGLLASGSPPCSVKEEPSPMMCGMGHNKDPIMSKPFPSGAPFPMGMYNPHHLQAMSNSGVGHSHPPLMPGPLSAAMGMGCHMEPVHPHSHHHHHHRHHHHHQPPAPQQQHQPQPAPKYQLGSTSYLLDKPLKVEMDSFLMDLQSGSPGPISSAEPHTSALPLKDGLEPTSGLADELCGDPLLSKSPAVIAESLCAANMDFSHLLGFLPLNLPSYSAPMGTGGLVMGYTSSVTSSTSSISSSSSSLHAAESHAAAVAAAAAAVATPLTSLQPQPQEQPSSGGGLGLGPLHPLPSVFSSSLSTTTLPRFHQAFQ